GTCGTGCGGGCGTTCCTCTCCAGCCCGGCGCTCCAGGACGCGGCGCTCGTGCGGGACCTCCTCGGCAGTCCGATGCTCCGAAAGATGCTCGATTGCCCGGGGATCCAGTCCGCGCTCTCGGACCCCCGGCTGCTCGCCGGCCTGACGGGAGACCCCTCCGCCGCGAGCTTCCTGTCCAGGAATCCGCAGACCCTGCGCGCACTCACCTCCTCCGGCCGCAAATAGGCTGAAAGACGAGGCACCGGCCGGATGCGGCCGGTGCCTCGTCTTTCAGGGAGACTTGCTTAAGCGCGCGGGAATCCGCGCAACGGATTCCCGACTAGCGGCAGAGGCCGCCGGAGCAGGTCAGGATGCCGCAGCACTGCGACGCCGTCGTGCACTGGGAGCCCTGGCCGCCGCAGCCGCCGTCGGTGCATTGTCCGTCCGAGCAGGTGAGCGTGCCGCAGCAGTCGCTCGAAGCGCCGCAGGAGGCGCCTCTCCCCACGCAGGCGGCGCTCCCCCCTCCGCACACGCCTTTGGTGCACGCGTAGGAGCCGCAGCACTGGGACGAGGAGGTGCAGCGCGTCCCTTTCCCCTGGCAGTCGCCGTTGGAGCAGACCTTGTTCGCGTTGCAGAGCTGGGTGCCGCAGCAATCGGCGCTGGAGGTACAGCGCTGGTTGCGGCCCGCGCACGGCCCGGTGATGTCGGGGACGTCGGTGTCCCCGGAGTCGGAGGAGGTGCAGGACACGAAGAAGAGCGCGGCCGCGAGGAGGAACCCGGTCTTTAGAAAACTCTGCATGGGCGGAGTATAGCCGCCGGCGCGCTCCTCCGCAAGGACCGCGCTCAAGGAGCAGGTATCTCTTGGCGGATCAGGAAGCGCAGGAAGAGGACGATGGCGACGGCGCAGAGCGGGATGAACACGCCCCAGAACAGCATCGTCGCCGGGGACATCTCGTTGCCGGTGCTGAAGCGCACCTTCTGGAAGGCCTCGTCCTTGGGGCGGAGCTTGAAGGAGCGGCCGGCCGCACGGAAGTACTCGGGCTCCTCGACGACCGTCTCCGGCTCGGGCACGGGGAAGCCGCTCTTGCGCAGGAGCTCGTAGGCGTCGCGGATCTCCATGAACTTCCGCGAGAAGTACTCCGCGTCCCGGGCGTCGACGCGGTCAGGATGGAATTCGAGGGCGCGCCGCCGATAGGCCCGCTGGACCTCCTTCGGGTCGACGCCGGGGACCACTCCGAGAATCGTATACGCCTTATCTATGTCCATCCAGGAATCCCAGCCGGGATTCCTGGATGATAGCAGAACGCCGCAACAAATCCGAAACGCCCCGGGGCTATGCTCTTCGTGAAGGACAACAGCTGAGGCGTTCTCGTACGACAACTGCTCGGCGTTCCCCTAGGAACGAAAGATGCGCGGCGGGTTCTCCCTTCCCGCCGCGTTTCTTTTGGTACGTCTAATTACCCATTCCTTATCTCCCCCTCCTGCGGGAGGGGGCCCTAGGGGGGTGGGGGGATCTTCCGTTACGCGCTTCCAACGCCGGGGTGCCGCCGAGAGCGGGGTAGGGGGTACCCACAAAAGATAAAGCCCGCGAAAGCGGGCCTTCTACTTGGGAGATCCCCCCTTCCCAACCCTTCCCCGCAGGGAAGGGAGTTAAGGAAGGGTTACTGGGCGCGTCTTTTTGGGGTCGCTAATTGTCCGCATGCCCCGTGGATGTCGGCGCCGAGGCTCTTGCGGACGGTGACCGAGATCCCGCAGGTCTTGAGGTGGTCGCGGAAGGCGTTGACCGCCGGGGGTTCGGACGGCTCGAACTCGGCCCCGGCGCGGTTGTAGACGATGAGGTTGACGTGGAGCAGGTACTCCTCGCCGGTGGCGCGGATGAAGCGCACCAGGGCCTTGGCCTGGTCGAGGCCGTCGTTGACGCCCCGGAGCAGGACCCACTCGATGAACACCTTGCGCCGCTTGCGCTTGAGCGAGGAGCGCAGCGCGGCGCCGATGCGGGAGAGCGGATAGGTCTTGGCCGCGGGGACGAGCTTCTCGCGCAGGGTGTCGGTCGCCGCGTGCAGGGAGATGGCGAGGTTGACCTGCGGGAAGTCCTCGCTGAAGCGGTCGATCCCGCCGGGAAGGCCCACGGTGGAGACCGCGATGTGCCGGTCGGCGATGTTGTAGAGGTCGGGGTCCGTGAGACGACGCAGGCTCTCGGCGACCGCCTCGTAGTTGTTGAAGGGCTCTCCCATCCCCATGTAGACGATGTGGTCGAGCGTCCCTTCGACGAGCAGACCCTTCTCCTCCGGCACCGGACCCGACACGCCCGGACCCGACAAGGAAGCCGCCTTCCCGGCCTTCAGGAACTGCTTCCAGAAGAGGACCTGGTCGCAGATCTCCTCGGGCCCGAGGTTGCGGAGCAGCCCCATCCTGCCCGTCGCGCAGAACGTGCAGCCGAGCGCGCAGCCGACCTGGGAGGAGACGCAGGCGCTCCAGGACTTGCCCGGCTTGGGCTGCATGAGGACGGTCTCGATGAGGCGTCCGTCGTGCAGGCGCAGCAGGGCCTTGTGCGCGTCCCCGGAGGAGGAGGAGTGGAGCTCGGCCTGGGAGAGGCAGAGGAGCGGCGCATCCTTCTCGAGCGCCGCGCGCATGGGCGCGGGCAGGGTCGTGATCTCCGCGTAGGAGCGCACGCCGTCGCGGAACACGCCCGTGAGCACCTGGCGCAGCCGGTACTCCGGGGCTCCGAGCCGCTCGAGCGTCTTGCGCACCTTGCGGGCGTCCATGAGATGATTCTACGACTTCCATGAGGACGATGACACCTGCCTCCGGGGGGCTGCCCCCACACCTTTCACCTTTGCGCCTTGCGCGAGCGCCTCGAGCGCGCTATATATTGGAGGTATGGCCGACATGCGCCTGCAGAGTTTCGTCCTCGCGCGCCTGGCCGACTTCTGCGACTGGCGCGTGCGAAAGCCGCAGGAGGCCGACGATCCCTTGCCGTACCTGACGGCCAAGCTGCGCGAGATCGAGCCGCCGCTCTACACGCTCAAGCAGCAGCTCTACGACGACGCGCTGGCGGACTTCCTCGTCCGCGCCGAGGCCGGCCGGATCGACGAGAAGGCCCTCGAGGACTTCTGCTTCCTGCTCGAGCGCTACCTCTCCCCGTGCGATTTCGTGGACGCGGTCTACGACCTGACCCTCGAGCGCCTGAGCACTCTGGAAGGGCGCACGCGCCTGCGCCAGGGCCTCAAGCACCTCTGCGTGCACCGCATGCTCGACGAGGAGCAGCTCCCGCCCGAGAAGCGCCGCCCGTCCTGGGAGCGCATGGTCAAGGAGTTCTACGCGCGGCTGGACTTCGTCACGCTCTACCGCATCGCCGAGCGCCGGAAGCTGACCCCTCGGCGCCTGAGCGCGGTCCTGCGCCGCCTCCAGCGCAACGTCGGGGAGTACTGCTCCGTGCTCCACCATCCGCGGGGCCCGGAGGACGCCTTCACCCCCTTCATGACCCCGCGCATCGAGGGCCTGGTGGCCGCCTGCAACCGCCTGGTCGCGCTGCTGCGCACGCTGCCCCGATGAGCTTCCTGCATCCGGCCGGACTGCTCGCCTGCGGCGGCGCCGCGGGCCTCGTCGGCGCCCTGCTCGGACTCGGCGGCGGGATCTTCCTCATCCCCGCGCTCGTGCTGCTCTACGGCCTCCCCATGCGCGCGGCCGCGGGGATCGGCCTCGTCGCGGTCGTCGCCACCTCGAGCGCCGCGGCCTCGGTCAACGTCGGCCGCGGTCTCGCCAACATGCGCCTGGGGATCGTCCTCGAACCGGCCACGGTCGGCGGCGCTCTGCTCGGGGCTTCGCTCGCGGGCCTGCTCTCCTCCTCGCTGCTCGTCGGACTCTTCGCGATCCTGCTCTTCGCGAACTCCCTCCTCCTCTGGAAGGGTCCCCGGGGGGGGCCGGAGGACCTCGCGCCCCTGAAGGCGCGGGACCCGCTCGGCGGCGAATACCACGACCCCGCCTCGGGCCGCAGCGTCTCCTACTCGGTCGAGCGCCTGCCCTGGGTCGCCGTCGTATCCTTCGCGGCGGGGATCTTCTCGGCCCTGCTCGGGGTCGGCGGAGGCATCCTCAAGGTCCCGGCCCTCCACCTGCTCGGGCGCGTGCCGATGAAGGCGGCCGCCGCGACGAGCAACCTCATGATCGGGGCCACGGCGGGCGCGGGCGCGGCCGTCTACCTCGCCCGCGGCGACGTCCCCGTCGAATTCGCCGGCACGGTGACGCTCGGCGTGCTCGGCGGCTCCATGCTCGGGCTCAAGGTCTCCCGGCGCCTGAGCGACCGGGCCGTGCGCCGCGTCTTCGCCGCGCTCACGCTGCTCATCGGCATCCAGATGCTGAGGAGGGCCCTTGGGCGCTGAGGCCCTCGTCGGACGCGTGCTCGCACTCGGCGCCTGGGGCAGCGGGGCGCTCGTCGCCGCCGGGCTGCTCTCCGGCTCCAACGCGCTCGTGCGGGCGGGCGTCGTCCTCCTCGTGGCGACGCCGTTTCTGCGGGTCGCGGCGATGGCGGGGACGTTCGCTCGACGGGGCGAGCGGAAGTTTGCGCTATATGCGTGCGCAGTGCTGCTATTGATGTGTGCGGGGATAGGGTTAGGGTTGAGAGGATAGCGACAGTTTCCCTAACTCCCTTCCCTGCGGGGGAGGGAAGGGTGGGGGGGTACCCCTCCCAAGTGGCCGGCACCTACAATAATCGACCTTCCAAGACGAACGGACAGTCCTCCCTCCCCCTTCCCCCTCCCGAAGGAAGGGGAGTTAGGGAAAAAAGACCCTCAGTGCATCAACGGAATCTCGAGTTCCTTGCAGATCTTGCGGGCGGCGAAGTCCGCGAGCTCGAGGTGCCGGGTGACCGGGACTTCTTTGCCGTTGACCGGGTTCTGGAAGACGGAATACTTGCCGCCCTCCCGGAGAAGGACGCACTTGTTGTCGAGAAGGTGACGGATGAGGTCTTTGCGCTTCATAAAAGCCCCCTGAGGGACATACTCTAGCTAAAAAGTCAGGGTGAGCTCCACCGGGCAGTGGTCGGAGCCCATCACTTCGGGACGGATGGCCGCGCCCGCGAGATGCGGCCGCAGCTCCTCCGAGACGAAGAAGTAGTCGATGCGCCAGCCCACGTTGCGGTCCCGAGCGCGGGTCACCATGTCCCACCAGCTGTAGTGCCCGGGCCCCTTCTCGTACTCGCGGAAGGTGTCGATGAAGCCGTCGGCGAGCAGGCGGTCGATCCAGGCGCGCTCCTCGGGAAGGAAGCCGGAGGAGCCGGCGTTCTCCTTGGGGCGGGCGAGGTCGATCTCGCGGTGCGCGGTGTTCACGTCGCCGCAGACGACGAGCCGCTTCTCCCCCCTTTTCCGCAAGCGGCCGAGCAGCTTGCGGAAATCCTCGTAGAAGCGCATCTTGAAGTCGAGCCGCTCGGGGCTCGCCTTGCCGTTGGGGAAGTAGACGTTGAAGAGGGTGAACTCGGGGTAGCGGTGCACGAGCACGCGCCCCTCGCGGTCGTACTCCGCGACCCCGAGGCCGCGCTCGACCGCCGAGGGAGCGGGACGGGAGTAGGTCCCGACCCCGCTGTAGCCCTTCTTCTCGGCCCAGGCGAACTCGGCCGCATAGCCGGGGACGGCCTTGAGCTCCTCGTCGAGCTGCGCGGGCTCGGCCTTGGTCTCCTGCAGACAGAGCACGTCGGGCTTCTCCTTCTTGAACCAGTCGACGAAGCCCTTGCGGCCCACCGCGCGCAGGCCGTTGACGTTCCACGAAAGCAATCGGACCTTGGCCATGCCGTGATTCTAACTTTTTGAAGGCCCAGACCATCCGGTCCCCGCGCCTGGGCCGATTGCCGCGCCGCCGGGTGCCCGGGCGCCCCATGCCCGCCGCCCAGGATGCGGCTACACTTCCTCTATGACCGAAACACAGGACAAGTACTACGCGGTGACCTCCGCCTTCATCGTCCTCGCCATGGCCGCCCTGGCCATGATCGTCCGCGGCGCCGTCGCCTAAGGTTAAAGAGCCCGCAGCGCGAGCAGGTCGAGGCCGAGGGCCCCGAGCGCGAGCAGGACGCCGACCGCGCGGCGCGCGGCGGGAGGGAGCGCCTCCCCCCACGCCTCCAGCCCCATGACGAAGAGCACGGCCCAGGCGCCGAGCGCGACGAAGGAGAAGCGCGCCTGGGGCTGGAAGGAGCGCAGGAAGCCGTAGCAGAAGGTCTGCGCCAGGACCCCCCCGAAGAACAGGAGCAGGACCCCCGCGTCTCCCGAGAGCATGCGCCGCCGCTCCTTGACGAACCCCGCGAGCGCGAGCGCGCTGAGCGCGAGCAGGAGGAGGTAGCTCCAGCCCGGCAGCGGGTTCGTCATCCAGCCGAAGCGGCCCCAGAAGCTCTGGAAGAAGAGGACGCACCACTCCGGCAGGCGCGCCCAGCCGAAGCGCTGGGGGTCGTAGAGCGCGGTGCGCGCGAGCCCCCAGAGGTCGCCGTAGAGCGTCAGGTTGCGCGCGAAGAGCGGGAGACAGAGCACGAGGGCCGCAGCACCCAGGAGCGCCGCGCGCGCGAGGGCCGCCTTCGTTCCGCCCTCGCGCCGCCAGGCCCATACGCGCTCGACGAACACGCAGAGCGCGGGGGCCGCGAGCGTCGCCTTGGCGTTGAGCCCCAGCCCGATGAGGGCGCCGAGCCGCAGCGCCTGGCCCTTCCCCCCCGGGGTCCGGCGTTCCTCGAGCCAGCGCCAGAGCAGGAGCGACCCGGCGAGGTTCGCCAGCGCGTCGTTGCTGACGCTCGCGCCGATGAAGGCGAACATCGGCAGGGCCGCCGCGGCGGCCGTCGCGGCGAGCGCCACGCCCGGGCCGAGGCAGAGGCGGGCCATGCGCCAGATGCAGAGCAGAGCGAGCAGGTGCAGGAAGGTCGAGAAGACGCGCAGCCAGCGCAGCTGCAGCGCCGGATGCGTCCCCCGCAGAGGCAGGTCCCAGAGCGCCGCCGCGGCGTAGTAGAGCGGGGGCTGGTGGGCCTCGTAACCCTCGGGCCGCGCGGGCCAGTCCCAGACCGGCAGGCGGCCGTGCAGGAGGGACTCGACGCAGGCCGCGTGCGCCGGCTCGTCGGGTGCGCCGCCGAGCGGCACGCGCGCGTTGAAGGCGAGCGCGAGCGCGAGGTGAAGGGCGAGGACGAGCGTGAGCGCCGCGCGTCCGGCGCCGCGGCTCACGCCCGTCCCATCGAAGCTCAGTATGGGAAGATCTCCGACAAGCTCTTCTCGCTATAAGCGCCGAGCTTCTTCAGTCCCTCGAGGTCCACCCGGCTCCGGTTGCCGAGGATGTAGAGGGTCTTCGGCTTCGACTCGAAGCGCTTCGCGAAGCCGACGAGCTCCTCGAAGCGGTAGCCGAGGGCCCGCTGGAAGCGCTCGGGCCGCGGGTCCTTCGCGAAGCCCATGTCCTCCCAGTAGAGCACGGTCCCGGGGATGTCCCGGAACTCGACCGGCGAGGTGCGATAGCGCTCCTCGATGCCCCGCTTGGTCTCGCGGAAGCGGTCCTCGGCGGGCGGCAGTTTCGTGAGCAGGTCGCGCAGGAGCGTCGTCGCCTCGATGGTCTTGTCGGCCTGCGTGCCGAGGCGGCCCCAGAGGCGGTTCAAGTCGCCCTTGTGGCTCACCGTCGTGTAGCCGCCCTGCGCGGAGTACGCGAGCGAACGCGCCTCGCGGATCTCCTGGAAGAGCACCGCGCTCATCCCCCCGCCCATGTAGTCGGAGTAGTAGTTGTAGTCGACGGCCTTGGCCGGGTCGTAGACCTCGTCGGCCGCGATGAGCCCGACCTGCGACTGCACCATGTCGCGGTGCGTGAAGAAGACCTCGGGCCCCTCGGGATGCCGGTAGGTCAGCGGCCGGTACTCGGGCGTCGGCTTCCAGGCCGCGCCCGGAAGGTCGAGCAGGCCCGCGACCTTCCCCTCGGGAAGCGTCCCGACGTAGCCGGCGCGGTGGCGCCAGCCGAGGAAGTCCTTGAGCAGGGCCTTGAGCTTCCCCTCGTCGAGCGCCTTGAGCTCCGCGTCGGAGAGCTCGGCGAGGACGCCGCTCTCCTTGCCGCGCGCGGCCCACTCGCCGAGCGCGTAGGAGACGTAGCCCGGGTTGACCTTGTTGTCCTTGTGCGCGCCGATGCGCACCTCGACCATCTTCTTGAGCGTGTCGGCCTCGAGGTTCGGGCTCGCGAAGCGCAGACGCATGAGCCGCAGGGACTCCTCGAGGTTCTTCTCCAGGCCGGAGACGTGCACCGAGGAGGACTGCTCGCCGCAGCCGTAGCCGATGGAGGTGCCGAGCGCGTAGAGCTTCTTCTTGAACGCCTCGGCGCTCAGGTCCCCGGCCCCGGAGAGCTCGAGGAGGTCGAACGCCGCGCAGAGCTCGCGCGCGTGCTTGTGGCCCCGCTCGAAGTGCAGGTCGAGCGAGAAGAGGTCGTTGAAGGGGTTCTTCGCGTAGACGAGCTCGCCGAAGGCGGTCTTCACGACCTTGTAATCGCGGCCCGCCTCGAGCCAGCGGGGCTCGATGGGCTTGGCCGGCATGGCGAGCAGGTCCTTCGCGAACGCCGACTCGCGGTCGCGCGCGATCTCGATCTTCGAGAAGCCCGGCTTCTGGATGGAGGGGATCTCCGGCTTGCCGCGGCGCCGGAACGCGACGACGCGCCCCTCGCCGAGATACGTCCCCGCGACGCGCAGGACGTCGGCCTTCGTCACCCTGCGCAGGCGCTCGAGGCGGGTGACGGCATGCTCCCACTCCTCGCCGTGGATGAACGCGTAGCCCGGCTCTCCGACGCGCGCCTCGTTGCCCTCCTGCTTGCGCTTCTCGGAGATCTCGAAGTTGGTGATGATGGCCTTGAGGTCCCCGTCGGAGAACTCGCCGGCCTTGAGCTTGGCGACCGTCCCCATGAGCAGGGCCTCGGCCTGCTCCAGAGTCTGGCTGTCCTTCGGCACGACCCAGAGACTCCAGGAGCCCGCCTCGTTCATGAAGTCGGTGCCGGAGCCGGCCCGCTTCACCTTCTGGGCCTGGTTGAGGGTCAGGTTCACGATGCCCGACTCCGAGTTGTCCATCACCATGTCCATGACGGTGAGGGCGTCGCGGTCCGGATGCCCGTAGGGGGGCAGCGGCCAGGCGACGATCGCCATCTCCTCGGCCTCGTACTGGACCTCGACGCGCTTGGGAGCGGAAAGCGCCGGCAGGGCGTAGGCCGGCGGCGGCTCGACCGGCTTCGGCGTCCAGGTCCCGAACCACTTCTCGACGAGCGCGAGCGCTTCCTTACGGTCGAAGTCGCCGGCGAGCGCGAGCGCCATGTTGTTGGGCACGTAGTTGCGGGCCTGGAACTCGTACATCTTCTTCAGCGAGGGGTTCTTGAGGTGCTCGATGGAGCCGAGCGTCGTGCGGCCGTAGGGGTGCTCCCCGTAAAGGGCCGCGTCGAGCGCCTCGTTGAGGATGCGCCCGGGGTTGTCGTTGGAGCGGTTCTTCTCCTCGTAGACGGTCTCGAGCTCGGTCTGGAAGAGCCGGAAGACCGGGTGCGCGAAGCGGTCGCTCTCGAGCTTCGCCCAGGTCTCGAGGCGGTTCTTCGGCAGGTCGGAGACATAGACCGTCATCTCGTTGGAGGTGAACGCGTTGATGCCGCGAAAGCCCAGCGCCTTGTAGACCTTGTCGAGCTCGTTGGGGACCTCGGCCTTGGCGGCCTCGGCGTTCTCCCGGTCGATGCGCGCGTAGATGTCCTTGCGCTTCGCCGTGTCGGTCGTGACGAAGTGCTCCTCGTAGAGCCGGCTGATGGCGTCGAGGTGCTCCTTCTCCCTGCCGAAGTCGAGCGTGCCGAGCTTCGAGCTGCCCTTGAAGAACATGTGTTCGAGGTAGTGCGCCATGCCCGTGCTGTCGGCCGGGTCGTGGCGGCTTCCGGCGCGCACGGCGATCCAGGCGGCGACGCGCGGCTGCTCGTGGTTCGGGCTCAGATAGACCGTCAGGCCGTTCTTGAGGCGGTGGACGGTGACGCCGAGCGCGTCGCCGGGGAGAGGGGTCTCGACGAGCTTCGGGGGGGCCATCGCGGCCCGCGGGGCCGCGGCTTTCGGCGCGGGCGCGGCCTCGACGCCGAGACCGGCCGCCGAGAGCGTCGCGCAGGTCCAACCGACGAACGCGAACGCCGCGATGAGCACAGACTTTCTGAACTTCATATCCGCCCTCCTGTCCTGGAACGACTTTTCTCAACCCCGTCGGGAAGCCCTTCGGGCTTCCCGACTATACGACGGCGCCCGTCAGGGCGCCGGACGTCGAAAGCACGCGGCGCGCCGCCTCGCGGCCGGAGCGCACGCATTCGGGCACGCCGATGCCGCGGTAGCAGCCGCCGGCGAAGAGCAGCCCTTCCTGGGCGCCGGCGCGCCGCTCGACGGCCGCGACGCGGCCGGCGTGCCCCACGTTGTAGAGGGCGTTGGCCTTCGTCCAGCGGTGCACCTTCGCGCCGAGCGGCGCCTCCTCGAGCCCGAGGATCGTCCGCAGGTCCGCGCGCACGGTCCGCAGAAGGGTCTCGTCGTCGGAGCCGAGCGGGGCCTCGCGGCCGCGCCCGCCGAGGTAGGCGCGCAGCAGGACCTTGTCGGCCGGGGCCCGGCCGGGGAACTTGCGCGAGACGAAGGTCGCGGCGGTGAGAGAAACGCGGGCCGCGGTCGTGCTCCCTTCGGCCCGTGCCGCGGGGTCCTGCGGGGTCCCCGCGGCGCCCGCCCCCCGCTCCACGAGGAAGCCGAAGCCGGGCGGGATGCGCTCGAGCGCCGAGGGAGCATAGAGGAGGTTCACGGCGGCGGTCGATGAGAACTCGAAGCCTCCGAGCGCGTCGGCGAGCGCGGCGTCCTGGTCGCGCAGCATGGGCGCGGCGGCGTCGGCGCTCGCGGCCATGACGATCCGCTCGGCCTCGAGGGTCTCCCCTCTTTCGAGCGCGGCCTTCCAGACGCCGCCCTCGCGGCGAAGCGCGAGGACGCGCGCGTTCAGGCGGACGCAGGGGCGCACGCGTTCGGCGAGGGTCTCGGAGAGCTGGGCGATGCCGCGCCGGAAGGTGATGAACATGGTCGGGGCGCCGGGGGCCGGCCGCGGCCGCCGGGGCCCGAGGTAGAGCCCGCGCAGCACGCTGCCGAAGCGCTGCTCATAGTCGCGCAGCATCGGGAAGGTGGAGTCGAGACTGAGCTGCTCGGGGTCGCCCGCATAGATGCCGGCCAGCGCCGGCTCGACGATGCTCCGCACGGCCGCCTCGCCGAAGCGGCGGCGGGCGAACGCGGCCATGGACTCCTCCCGGCCCGGCGTCATGGGCCGGACGAAGGCCTCGCAGGCCATGCGCAGCTTCGCCGGCATGGTCATCAGGTCGGAGCGCAGGAAAGGGAGTACCTTCGAGGGCATGAGCATCATCACGCCCTCGGGGTAGAGGTGCAGGCGTCCGCGCGCGTAGAGATAGACGTGGCGGACCTTGCGCTCGGTGCTGAGGACCTCTTCGCCGAGGCCCAGCTCGCGCGCGAGCTCGAGCGCCCAGGGACGGGTGGAGAGGATCGAGTCGGGGCCCGCGTCGAGCGGCACGCCGAGGAGCTCGTCGCCGAGCACCTTGCCGCCCAGGCGGCCCGAGGCTTCGAGCAGGGCCACCTCGAGGCCGTCCTTCCCCTTCGCCGCCGCGGCCGAGGCGGGTCCGGCGCAGCAGGGCCGGGAGGCCCCCTGCGCCTTGAGGAGGTCGTAAGCGCAGCTGAGGCCGGTTATGCCTCCCCCGATGACGAGGACCCTCATATATTCAGGAAGACTCCTGCGGGAGAGGGGCGGGGAGAGGGGGAGCTCAACCAAGAAGAGCCCCCTCTCCCTACCCTCGCCGCCGCCTTCGGCGCCGGGAGCGAGCGCGGCAAGGAATCTGTTAGCTCGCACTCCCGCAGGGGAGGACAATGAGGGAAAGAAGCCCTCATGATAAGGGTGCGAAGGACGCCCGCACGACGGCCGCGAGCGCGCGGATGTAGGTCACGTCGTCGTTGAGAGCGGCCACGCGGTGGAAGGAAAGCCCCTTGCGTTCGGCCCGCTCGCGCAGCAGGACGTCGTCGTCGTAGAGCGTCTCGAGGTTGTCGGCGAGGAAGCCGACCGGGTCGAGGACCACGGTGTCGGCGCCCGAGCCGGCCGCCGCGTCGATGAGCTCGCCGGCCTCGGGTCCGAGCCAGGCGGCGCCAGGGGCCTGGGATTGAGGGCGGCTCTGGTAGGCCAGCATCCACTCCGAGATCCCGGCCTCCTGGGCCACGGCGGCGCAGGTCAGGCGCAGCTGCTCGGCGTAGGGGTCCCCCTCCTCGACGATGGAGGCGGGGAGGCTGTGCGCGGTGAAGAGGACGAAGGTGCGTCCGCGATTCGCCTCGGGGACGGCCGAGAGGGTCTCGCGCAGGCGCTCGGCGTAGGCGCGCACCAGCAGCGGGTGCGCGTGCCAGGCCGGCGGAGGGAAGAAAGCGAGCCGTCCGCCCGCCGCGGCCGCGCAGGCGCGCGCCTTCTCGAGGTAGGCCTCGTCGGTCATGCGGGACTGGTAGGGCGAGAGGGGCAGGGCGAGCGCGTTGGCATGGCCGTCCGCGACCGCCCCCTCGACGGCCGAGCGCAGCGACGGCTCCCCGTAGCGCATGCCGAGGTAGACGTCGTAGGGCCCCCCGAGAGACTCCTGCAGGCTCTCGCGCACGCGCTCGAGGATGGCCGGCAGCGGCGAGCTCCCCCCGATGCGGCGGTAGCGCTCGGTGACTTCACGGACCACAGGCTCCGGCATGGACCTGTCGCCGCGCATCTCGGAAAGGTAGGCGGGGACGTCGTCGAGGCCGCGGGGCGCCCCGTAGCCCATGAGGAGGACGGCGGCCTTGGTCGGCGCGTTCAAGCCGTCTTCTCGTGCACCCGGTCGGCGACGGCCCGGACGTTCTCGACGGGGGTCTGCTGCAGGATGCCGTGGCCGAGGTTGAAGATGTGGCCGGGACGGCCGCCGGCGCGGCGCAGGACCTCGTCGACCTTGGACAGGAGCTCGTCGCGGGGGCCGAGCAGGGCCTCCGGGTCGAGGTTGCCCTGCACGGCGCGGTCGCAGCCGATCCGCTTCCAGGCCTCGTCGAGCGGGACCCGGTGGTCGACGCCGATGACGTCGCCGCCGGCGTCGCGCAGGTCCTCGAGGAAGGGCCCGGTGTTCGTGCCGAAATGGATGAGCGGGACGCCGGCCTTCGCGACGGCCGAGAACACCGCCCGCGAATGCGGCTGCACGCAGCGGACGTACTCCTCGCGCGTGAGGGCGCCGGCCCAACTGTCGAAGAGCTGCAGGACCTGCGCGCCGGCCGCCGCCTGCGCGAGCAGGTAGTCGGCCGTGACCTTCGAGAGCTTCCTCATGAGGCGGTCCCAGAGCGCGGGCTCCGAGCGCATCATGGCCTTCACCTTCGCGTGGTCCTCGGAAGGGCCGCCCTCGACGAGGTAGGCGGCCAGCGTGAAGGGCGCCCCGGCGAAGCCGATGAGCGGGACCTTCCCCTCGAGCTCGCGGCGCAGGATGCGCAGGGCCCCCATGACGTAGGAGAGCTCGGAGGCGGGGTCGAAGTCGCGCAGCGCGTCGATCTCCCCGGCCGTGCGCACGGCCGGCGTCAACGCCGGGCCCTCCCCCTTCACGAACTCGAGTTTCACGCCCACCGGGCGCACGGGGAGCAGGATGTCGGCGAAGAGGATGACGGCGTCCACGCCCAGGCGCAGGGGCTGGAGGGAGACCTCGGCGGCGAGCTCGGGCCGCTCGCACATCTCGAGGAGCGTCCACTTCGCGCGCAGCGCCCGGTACTCCGGCATGTAGCGTCCGGCCTGGCGCATGAACCAGACGGGGGTCGCGTCCGTCTTCTCGCGTCGGCAG
The window above is part of the Elusimicrobiota bacterium genome. Proteins encoded here:
- a CDS encoding sulfite exporter TauE/SafE family protein, with the protein product MSFLHPAGLLACGGAAGLVGALLGLGGGIFLIPALVLLYGLPMRAAAGIGLVAVVATSSAAASVNVGRGLANMRLGIVLEPATVGGALLGASLAGLLSSSLLVGLFAILLFANSLLLWKGPRGGPEDLAPLKARDPLGGEYHDPASGRSVSYSVERLPWVAVVSFAAGIFSALLGVGGGILKVPALHLLGRVPMKAAAATSNLMIGATAGAGAAVYLARGDVPVEFAGTVTLGVLGGSMLGLKVSRRLSDRAVRRVFAALTLLIGIQMLRRALGR
- the rlmN gene encoding 23S rRNA (adenine(2503)-C(2))-methyltransferase RlmN — its product is MDARKVRKTLERLGAPEYRLRQVLTGVFRDGVRSYAEITTLPAPMRAALEKDAPLLCLSQAELHSSSSGDAHKALLRLHDGRLIETVLMQPKPGKSWSACVSSQVGCALGCTFCATGRMGLLRNLGPEEICDQVLFWKQFLKAGKAASLSGPGVSGPVPEEKGLLVEGTLDHIVYMGMGEPFNNYEAVAESLRRLTDPDLYNIADRHIAVSTVGLPGGIDRFSEDFPQVNLAISLHAATDTLREKLVPAAKTYPLSRIGAALRSSLKRKRRKVFIEWVLLRGVNDGLDQAKALVRFIRATGEEYLLHVNLIVYNRAGAEFEPSEPPAVNAFRDHLKTCGISVTVRKSLGADIHGACGQLATPKRRAQ
- a CDS encoding exodeoxyribonuclease III, coding for MAKVRLLSWNVNGLRAVGRKGFVDWFKKEKPDVLCLQETKAEPAQLDEELKAVPGYAAEFAWAEKKGYSGVGTYSRPAPSAVERGLGVAEYDREGRVLVHRYPEFTLFNVYFPNGKASPERLDFKMRFYEDFRKLLGRLRKRGEKRLVVCGDVNTAHREIDLARPKENAGSSGFLPEERAWIDRLLADGFIDTFREYEKGPGHYSWWDMVTRARDRNVGWRIDYFFVSEELRPHLAGAAIRPEVMGSDHCPVELTLTF
- a CDS encoding addiction module toxin, HicA family, with amino-acid sequence MKRKDLIRHLLDNKCVLLREGGKYSVFQNPVNGKEVPVTRHLELADFAARKICKELEIPLMH
- a CDS encoding DUF2142 domain-containing protein; amino-acid sequence: MSRGAGRAALTLVLALHLALALAFNARVPLGGAPDEPAHAACVESLLHGRLPVWDWPARPEGYEAHQPPLYYAAAALWDLPLRGTHPALQLRWLRVFSTFLHLLALLCIWRMARLCLGPGVALAATAAAAALPMFAFIGASVSNDALANLAGSLLLWRWLEERRTPGGKGQALRLGALIGLGLNAKATLAAPALCVFVERVWAWRREGGTKAALARAALLGAAALVLCLPLFARNLTLYGDLWGLARTALYDPQRFGWARLPEWCVLFFQSFWGRFGWMTNPLPGWSYLLLLALSALALAGFVKERRRMLSGDAGVLLLFFGGVLAQTFCYGFLRSFQPQARFSFVALGAWAVLFVMGLEAWGEALPPAARRAVGVLLALGALGLDLLALRAL
- a CDS encoding J domain-containing protein, with the protein product MDIDKAYTILGVVPGVDPKEVQRAYRRRALEFHPDRVDARDAEYFSRKFMEIRDAYELLRKSGFPVPEPETVVEEPEYFRAAGRSFKLRPKDEAFQKVRFSTGNEMSPATMLFWGVFIPLCAVAIVLFLRFLIRQEIPAP